Proteins from one Piscinibacter lacus genomic window:
- a CDS encoding malate--CoA ligase subunit beta, which yields MDIHEYQAKELLAGFGVPVPRGSVAYSPDQAVYVATELGGWHWAVKAQIHSGGRGKAGGVKLCRTYGEVAAAAKAMLGATLVTNQTGPKGKVVNRLYVEQATAFVRELYLGFVLDRKAERVRVIASAQGGMEIEEIAHDNPDSIMQIEVEPAVGLQPFQARELAFGLGLNIKQVSQAVTAILGCYRAFRDLDATMVEINPLVVTKDDRVLALDAKMSFDDNALFRRPQIAEMRDVAEEDPREAQAGKHGLNYVGLSGDIGCIINGAGLAMATMDMIKYSGGEPANFLDVGGGASPERVGQAFNLVLSDPGVKAILVNIFAGINRCDWVAQGVVQAAKGLRVPLIVRLAGTNVDEGMKIVRESGLPIILADDLASAAQKAVAAARGELSA from the coding sequence ATGGACATCCACGAGTACCAGGCCAAGGAGCTGCTTGCAGGCTTTGGCGTGCCCGTCCCACGCGGCAGCGTGGCCTACAGCCCCGACCAGGCCGTCTACGTGGCCACCGAGCTCGGCGGCTGGCATTGGGCGGTGAAGGCGCAGATCCACTCCGGCGGCCGCGGCAAGGCCGGCGGCGTCAAGCTCTGCCGCACCTATGGCGAGGTGGCCGCGGCGGCTAAGGCCATGCTCGGCGCCACGCTGGTGACGAACCAGACGGGCCCCAAGGGCAAGGTGGTCAACCGCCTTTACGTGGAGCAGGCCACCGCCTTCGTCCGCGAGCTCTACCTGGGCTTCGTGCTCGACCGCAAGGCCGAGCGGGTGCGCGTGATCGCCTCGGCGCAGGGCGGCATGGAGATCGAGGAGATCGCCCATGACAACCCGGACTCGATCATGCAGATCGAGGTCGAGCCGGCCGTCGGCCTGCAGCCCTTCCAGGCCCGCGAGCTGGCCTTCGGCCTGGGCCTGAACATCAAGCAGGTCAGCCAGGCGGTCACCGCCATCCTGGGCTGCTACCGCGCCTTCCGCGACCTCGACGCGACCATGGTCGAGATCAATCCCCTGGTCGTGACCAAGGACGACCGCGTGCTGGCGCTGGACGCGAAGATGAGCTTCGACGACAACGCCCTCTTCCGCCGCCCGCAGATCGCCGAGATGCGCGACGTGGCCGAGGAAGATCCGCGCGAGGCCCAGGCCGGCAAGCACGGCCTGAACTATGTCGGCCTCAGCGGCGACATCGGCTGCATCATCAATGGCGCCGGCCTGGCCATGGCGACCATGGACATGATCAAGTACTCCGGCGGCGAGCCGGCGAACTTCCTCGACGTCGGCGGCGGCGCCTCGCCCGAGCGCGTCGGCCAGGCCTTCAACCTCGTCCTCTCGGACCCGGGCGTCAAGGCCATCCTGGTCAACATCTTCGCCGGCATCAACCGCTGCGACTGGGTGGCCCAGGGCGTGGTGCAGGCCGCCAAGGGCCTGCGCGTGCCGCTGATCGTCCGGCTGGCCGGCACGAATGTGGACGAGGGCATGAAGATCGTCCGCGAATCCGGCCTGCCCATCATCCTGGCCGATGACCTGGCGAGCGCAGCCCAGAAGGCTGTGGCCGCCGCCCGTGGCGAACTCAGCGCCTGA
- a CDS encoding D-2-hydroxyacid dehydrogenase has product MSAHHVVFLDRASLKAKVRTPALGGSYVEHEKTTPEQVVERLKGATVAITNKVPLREDVLSQLPDLKMIAVAATGYDVIDVPACRARGIAVANIRNYAVHTVPEHAFALILALRRNILAYRQDVEAGVWQQSDQFCFFTHDIGDLHGATLGIIGEGALGQGTAAIARGFGMKVLFADHEPPKMPGVEFTPFDEVLAQSDVISLHCPLTPSTRNIIGIEQFRKMKRNALVINTARGGLVDEAALITALDEGLIAGAGFDVLTVEPPKNGHPLLDLRRPNFILTPHVAWASDGAMQFLADQLIDNVERWAAGTPQHLVT; this is encoded by the coding sequence ATGAGTGCCCACCACGTCGTCTTCCTGGACCGGGCCTCGCTGAAGGCCAAGGTCCGCACGCCGGCCCTGGGCGGCAGCTATGTCGAGCACGAGAAGACCACGCCGGAGCAAGTCGTCGAGCGCCTGAAGGGCGCGACCGTGGCCATCACCAACAAGGTGCCGCTGCGCGAGGACGTGCTCTCGCAACTGCCCGACCTGAAGATGATCGCCGTGGCCGCCACCGGCTACGACGTGATTGACGTGCCGGCCTGCCGCGCCCGCGGCATCGCCGTGGCCAACATCCGCAACTACGCGGTGCACACCGTGCCGGAGCATGCCTTTGCGCTGATCCTGGCCCTGCGCCGCAACATCCTGGCCTACCGCCAGGATGTGGAGGCGGGCGTGTGGCAGCAGTCGGACCAGTTCTGCTTCTTCACGCACGACATCGGCGACCTGCACGGCGCGACGCTGGGCATCATCGGCGAAGGCGCGCTCGGCCAGGGCACGGCAGCCATCGCCCGCGGCTTCGGCATGAAGGTGCTGTTCGCCGACCATGAGCCGCCCAAGATGCCGGGGGTCGAGTTCACGCCCTTCGACGAGGTGCTGGCCCAGTCGGACGTGATCAGCCTGCACTGCCCGCTGACGCCGAGCACGCGCAACATCATCGGCATCGAGCAGTTCCGCAAGATGAAGCGCAATGCCCTGGTGATCAACACCGCGCGTGGCGGCCTGGTCGACGAGGCTGCGCTGATCACCGCGCTCGACGAAGGCCTGATCGCCGGCGCCGGCTTCGACGTGCTGACGGTCGAGCCGCCCAAGAACGGCCATCCCCTGCTGGACCTGCGGCGCCCGAACTTCATCCTGACCCCGCACGTGGCCTGGGCCTCGGACGGCGCGATGCAGTTCCTGGCCGATCAGCTCATCGACAACGTCGAGCGCTGGGCGGCCGGCACGCCGCAGCACCTGGTCACCTGA
- the sucD gene encoding succinate--CoA ligase subunit alpha, which produces MSILIDETTRVIVQGYTGDKATFHAKEMIGYGTNVVGGVTPGKGGQKHLDRPVFNTVKDAVHATGAEASLAFVPPPYAADALMEAADAGLKLVCIITDGIPAQDMMRVKRYLRRYPKDQRTTIVGPNCAGIISAGRAMLGIMPSNIYMRGNVGIVSRSGTLGYEAAAQMKALGIGVTTSVGIGGDPINGSSFLDHLERFEQDPETKAVIMIGEIGGPQEAEASAWVKAHMSKPVVGYVAGLTAPKGRRMGHAGAIVSAAGDTAAEKAEIMASYGLYVSPSAAQLGETVAKALSKVL; this is translated from the coding sequence ATGAGCATCCTCATCGACGAAACCACCCGCGTCATCGTCCAGGGCTACACCGGCGACAAGGCGACCTTCCACGCCAAGGAGATGATCGGCTACGGCACCAACGTGGTCGGCGGCGTCACGCCCGGCAAGGGCGGCCAGAAGCATCTGGACCGTCCGGTCTTCAACACCGTCAAGGACGCCGTGCATGCGACCGGCGCCGAGGCCAGCCTGGCCTTCGTGCCGCCGCCCTATGCGGCCGATGCGCTGATGGAAGCGGCCGACGCCGGTCTCAAGCTGGTCTGCATCATCACCGACGGCATCCCGGCCCAGGACATGATGCGGGTCAAGCGCTACCTGCGCCGCTACCCCAAGGACCAGCGCACGACCATCGTCGGCCCCAACTGCGCCGGCATCATCAGCGCCGGCCGGGCCATGCTGGGCATCATGCCGAGCAACATCTACATGCGCGGCAATGTCGGCATCGTTTCGCGCTCGGGCACCCTGGGCTATGAAGCGGCAGCGCAGATGAAGGCCCTGGGCATCGGCGTGACGACCAGCGTCGGCATCGGCGGCGACCCGATCAACGGCTCGTCCTTCCTCGACCACCTCGAACGCTTCGAGCAGGACCCCGAGACCAAGGCCGTGATCATGATCGGCGAGATCGGCGGCCCGCAGGAAGCCGAAGCCTCGGCCTGGGTGAAGGCGCACATGAGCAAGCCGGTGGTCGGCTATGTGGCCGGCCTGACGGCGCCCAAGGGCCGTCGCATGGGCCATGCCGGCGCCATCGTCTCGGCTGCGGGCGACACCGCCGCCGAGAAGGCCGAGATCATGGCCTCCTACGGCCTCTACGTCTCGCCCAGCGCCGCCCAGCTTGGCGAGACCGTGGCCAAGGCCCTGAGCAAGGTGCTCTGA
- a CDS encoding NADP-dependent methylenetetrahydromethanopterin/methylenetetrahydrofolate dehydrogenase encodes MKKLLYQFDTDPMPSVFDNVVGYDGGADHITAYGGVTPANVGGLVDGAIFTRAPKDKKLTAIFVGGGNMVEGEALFKAVRKKFFAGFRVSVMLDSNGSNTTAAAGVAWLAHAAAKRGGSLAGKKAVVLAGSGPVGQRAAVMLAREGCEVTITSRDAAKGGAAAEAIQTRFGLSVKAVVARDPAGFAAAIDGAQVIFAAGAASAQLLTEAQWKDSPTLELLADANATPPLGIEGVDMMDKGVERHGKVVFGALGFGALKIALHRACVARMFEQNDLVLDADEVFAIAKTMVG; translated from the coding sequence ATGAAGAAACTGCTCTACCAGTTCGACACCGACCCGATGCCCTCGGTCTTCGACAACGTCGTCGGCTACGACGGCGGCGCCGACCACATCACCGCCTACGGCGGCGTGACGCCCGCCAATGTCGGCGGCCTGGTCGACGGGGCCATCTTCACCCGTGCGCCCAAGGACAAGAAGCTGACCGCCATCTTCGTCGGCGGCGGCAACATGGTCGAGGGCGAGGCCCTGTTCAAGGCCGTGCGCAAGAAGTTCTTCGCCGGCTTCCGCGTCTCGGTCATGCTCGACAGCAATGGCTCCAACACCACCGCCGCGGCCGGTGTGGCCTGGCTGGCGCATGCCGCGGCCAAGCGCGGCGGCAGCCTGGCCGGCAAGAAGGCTGTTGTGCTGGCCGGCAGCGGCCCGGTCGGCCAGCGCGCCGCGGTGATGCTGGCGCGTGAAGGCTGCGAGGTGACCATCACCTCGCGCGACGCCGCCAAGGGCGGCGCCGCAGCCGAAGCCATCCAGACCCGCTTCGGCCTGAGCGTCAAGGCCGTGGTCGCCCGCGACCCGGCCGGTTTTGCGGCGGCCATCGACGGCGCCCAGGTGATCTTCGCTGCCGGCGCCGCCAGCGCCCAGTTGCTGACCGAAGCGCAGTGGAAGGATTCCCCGACGCTTGAGCTGCTGGCCGATGCGAACGCGACGCCGCCGCTGGGGATCGAGGGCGTCGACATGATGGATAAGGGCGTCGAGCGCCACGGCAAGGTCGTCTTCGGCGCGCTGGGTTTCGGCGCCTTGAAGATCGCCCTGCACCGCGCCTGCGTCGCGCGCATGTTCGAGCAGAACGATCTCGTGCTGGATGCCGACGAGGTCTTCGCCATCGCCAAGACCATGGTGGGCTGA
- the fchA gene encoding methenyltetrahydrofolate cyclohydrolase, with amino-acid sequence MSTDRIESLSVQTFLDELASAAPTPGGGGAAAVMGAMGAALVAMVCNLTIGKKNYEAVEDEMKAVLAASEDVRARLTAMIEDDKTAFDALMGSYKLPKASDEEKAARSAAIQAGLAGATVVPLDCAKACAEVVRLSARAAAVGNLNVISDAGVGVLAAWAALRSAALNVHINAPQLKDRAFAGAKLAELQALLDECGPLAEQVHDTVKSKLG; translated from the coding sequence ATGAGCACCGATCGCATCGAATCCCTGTCTGTCCAGACCTTCCTGGACGAGCTGGCCAGCGCCGCGCCCACCCCGGGCGGCGGCGGCGCCGCCGCCGTGATGGGCGCCATGGGCGCCGCGCTCGTGGCCATGGTCTGTAACCTGACCATCGGCAAGAAGAACTACGAGGCCGTCGAGGACGAGATGAAAGCCGTGCTGGCAGCGTCCGAGGACGTGCGCGCCCGCCTCACCGCCATGATCGAGGACGACAAGACCGCCTTCGACGCGCTGATGGGCAGCTACAAGCTGCCCAAGGCCAGCGACGAGGAGAAGGCCGCGCGCAGCGCCGCCATCCAGGCCGGCCTGGCCGGCGCCACGGTGGTGCCGCTGGACTGCGCCAAGGCCTGCGCCGAGGTCGTGCGCCTGTCGGCCCGGGCCGCCGCGGTCGGCAACCTGAACGTGATCAGCGATGCCGGCGTCGGCGTGCTGGCCGCCTGGGCCGCCCTGCGCAGCGCCGCCCTGAACGTGCACATCAATGCCCCGCAGCTCAAGGACCGGGCCTTCGCCGGCGCGAAGCTGGCCGAGCTGCAGGCCCTGCTCGATGAATGCGGACCGCTCGCCGAGCAGGTCCACGACACCGTCAAGTCCAAGCTCGGCTGA
- the folC gene encoding bifunctional tetrahydrofolate synthase/dihydrofolate synthase, whose translation MEQGITSELPMQPRLGDLAGWLAWAEQLNPQPIELGLDRVRTVYQALGLAPRVPVITVGGTNGKGSTCAMLSSILQSAGHRVGCYTSPHLLHPTERVRIDGIPVADERLAAACARVESARGSLPLTPFEFGTLAALCVFDEAALDVLVLEVGLGGRLDAVNIVDADVSVVTSIGIDHTDFLGDTRDSIGYEKAGIFRSGRPAVCGDPHPPLGLLKQAGVVGAPLWSQGAGYGWSAREDADGQPAWRFWRVDAQHAENCRVLEPLPMPGLEGEIQLDNAATALMALDRLRERLTVPLAAIQAGLRRVQLAGRFQRFGTVPEVILDVAHNPHAAQRLAATLARQPVAGRTLAVLAMLRDKDMVGVVQALAPQVQGWFIAGIPERRGASAEELALALTQGGAQGPVTACADIAAALASARAHAGSRDRVIVCGSFVTVGSALQMLSVEAAQGTVAAAANGCLAADKAIFV comes from the coding sequence ATGGAGCAAGGCATCACGAGCGAACTCCCGATGCAGCCCCGGCTGGGTGACCTGGCTGGCTGGCTGGCCTGGGCGGAGCAGCTCAACCCGCAGCCCATCGAGCTGGGGCTGGACCGGGTCCGCACCGTCTACCAGGCCTTGGGCCTGGCGCCGCGGGTGCCGGTCATCACGGTGGGCGGCACGAATGGCAAGGGCTCGACCTGCGCCATGCTCTCGTCCATCCTCCAGTCCGCCGGGCACCGGGTGGGCTGCTACACCTCGCCGCACCTGCTGCACCCCACCGAGCGGGTGCGCATCGACGGCATCCCGGTGGCCGACGAGCGCCTGGCGGCGGCCTGCGCGCGGGTCGAATCCGCCCGCGGCAGCCTGCCGCTGACGCCCTTCGAGTTCGGCACCCTGGCCGCACTCTGCGTCTTCGACGAAGCGGCGCTCGACGTGCTGGTGCTTGAAGTCGGCCTCGGCGGCCGGCTCGACGCCGTGAACATCGTCGATGCTGACGTGTCGGTGGTCACCAGCATCGGCATCGACCACACCGATTTCCTCGGCGACACCCGCGACTCCATCGGCTACGAGAAGGCGGGCATCTTCCGCAGCGGCCGGCCGGCGGTCTGCGGCGATCCGCACCCCCCGCTGGGCCTGTTGAAGCAGGCCGGCGTCGTGGGCGCGCCGCTGTGGTCGCAGGGCGCGGGCTACGGCTGGTCGGCCCGCGAGGATGCCGACGGCCAGCCCGCCTGGCGCTTCTGGCGCGTCGACGCCCAGCATGCCGAGAACTGCCGCGTGCTCGAACCCCTGCCCATGCCGGGCCTGGAGGGCGAGATCCAGCTCGACAACGCCGCCACCGCCCTGATGGCGCTGGACCGCCTGCGCGAGCGCCTGACGGTGCCGCTGGCCGCCATCCAGGCCGGCCTGCGCCGGGTGCAACTGGCCGGGCGCTTCCAGCGCTTCGGCACCGTGCCCGAGGTCATCCTCGACGTGGCCCACAACCCGCATGCCGCCCAGCGCCTGGCCGCCACCCTGGCCCGCCAGCCGGTGGCCGGCCGCACCCTGGCCGTGCTGGCCATGCTGCGCGACAAGGACATGGTCGGCGTCGTCCAGGCGCTTGCACCGCAGGTGCAGGGCTGGTTCATCGCCGGCATCCCCGAGCGGCGCGGCGCCTCGGCCGAGGAACTGGCCCTGGCCCTGACCCAGGGCGGCGCCCAGGGCCCCGTGACGGCCTGTGCCGACATCGCCGCCGCGCTGGCCAGCGCCCGCGCCCATGCCGGCTCGCGGGACCGCGTGATCGTCTGCGGTTCCTTCGTCACCGTGGGCAGCGCCCTGCAGATGCTCAGCGTCGAAGCGGCGCAGGGCACGGTGGCCGCCGCAGCCAACGGATGCCTGGCTGCGGATAAGGCGATCTTTGTCTGA
- a CDS encoding aminotransferase class V-fold PLP-dependent enzyme, whose translation MAGRNFLFVPGPTNIPDRVLRSMAVQSEDHRSPIFSQLTFDCIKGLKDIFKTTTGTPIIFPSSGTGCWEAALTNCLNPGDTVLASRFGQFSHLWIDMCQRLGFNVETVDCEWGTGVPLERYAEILAADKGHKIKAVLATQNETATGVNSDIAGVRKAMDACGHPALLFVDSVSALASVDFRMDEWGVDVCVSGSQKGLMLPAGLGITCVSEKALEARKTAQAPRCYFDYLDMVNANKTGYFPYTPSLPLLYGLREAIATLKEEGLDNVFARHAYLAGATRAAVQKGWKLDVCAKEPKWYSDTVSAVLVPEGFNGADVISRAFRRYNLALGAGLSKVAGKVFRIGHIGDMNECMLLGAIAGAEAAMLDVGIKVEPGSGVGAASNFLRDPANVPAHMANWIAGKNAA comes from the coding sequence ATGGCCGGCCGCAACTTCCTTTTCGTCCCGGGTCCCACCAACATCCCCGACCGCGTCCTGCGTTCGATGGCGGTGCAGTCGGAAGACCATCGGTCCCCGATCTTTTCGCAGCTCACCTTTGACTGCATCAAGGGCTTGAAGGACATCTTCAAGACCACCACCGGCACGCCGATCATCTTCCCGTCCAGCGGCACCGGCTGCTGGGAAGCCGCGCTGACCAACTGCCTGAACCCCGGCGACACCGTGCTCGCCTCGCGCTTCGGTCAGTTCAGCCACCTGTGGATCGACATGTGCCAGCGCCTCGGCTTCAACGTCGAGACCGTGGACTGCGAATGGGGCACCGGCGTGCCGCTGGAGCGCTATGCCGAGATCCTGGCGGCCGACAAGGGCCACAAGATCAAGGCCGTGCTGGCCACCCAGAACGAGACCGCCACCGGCGTGAACAGCGACATCGCCGGCGTGCGCAAGGCCATGGACGCCTGCGGCCACCCGGCCCTGCTCTTCGTCGACTCGGTCAGCGCGCTGGCCAGCGTCGACTTCCGCATGGACGAGTGGGGCGTGGACGTCTGCGTCAGCGGCTCGCAGAAGGGCCTGATGCTGCCGGCCGGCCTGGGCATCACCTGCGTCAGCGAGAAGGCGCTCGAAGCGCGCAAGACGGCCCAGGCGCCGCGCTGCTACTTCGACTACCTCGACATGGTCAATGCCAACAAGACCGGCTACTTCCCCTACACCCCCTCGCTGCCCCTGCTCTACGGCCTGCGCGAAGCCATCGCCACGCTGAAGGAAGAGGGCCTGGACAACGTCTTCGCCCGCCACGCCTACCTGGCTGGCGCGACGCGCGCGGCGGTACAGAAGGGCTGGAAGCTTGATGTCTGCGCCAAGGAGCCGAAGTGGTATTCAGACACGGTCAGCGCGGTGCTGGTGCCGGAAGGCTTCAACGGCGCCGACGTGATCTCCCGCGCCTTCCGCCGCTACAACCTGGCGCTGGGCGCCGGCCTGTCCAAGGTGGCGGGCAAGGTCTTCCGCATCGGCCACATCGGCGACATGAACGAGTGCATGCTGCTGGGCGCCATCGCGGGTGCCGAGGCCGCCATGCTGGATGTGGGCATCAAGGTCGAGCCGGGCAGCGGTGTCGGCGCCGCCAGCAACTTCCTGCGCGACCCGGCGAATGTGCCGGCGCACATGGCCAACTGGATCGCCGGGAAGAACGCAGCATGA
- a CDS encoding phosphoenolpyruvate carboxylase, translating to MSPVIAAEAAELVSEEGANDGFSRSDLLREAMLGVLDRHEPEVAALLRREGLSGEGLSPRLLARTIQAQAMWFQLLAIAEQNRDMRRRRNVERERGYEQLLGTFAHVIGSAAAGGIPAGEIREVLASIKIRPVITAHPTESKRITVLERHRRVYLRLVDLESPRWTEREREELLRAISDEIELLWLTGELKLEKPTVEQEVNWGLYFFNENLFDTVPALYAKVEAAFARQFPKEAPLELPPFFTFGSWVGGDRDGNPFVTSEVTRRTLWQNRVACLRRYRSRIVDLIRNLSIAEHALEFPEPFKRAVQAALDQIPDGAQIAARNPGELCRQYLSVMLARLDVTLARSEEQEPATTAGGYQHADQMLADLDLVQNALIESGAQRIAQSLIKPMWREVSIFRFSTLRLDVRENTIRINATLGEMYRSLRGEEPPPVESPAWKAWLLAELGNARAQPYDYPELSAEAAETLATFRTIAEMRTQIDREAFGALILSMTHSAADVLGVYLLAKEAGLFADALAVESCTLPIVPLLETIPDLRGASAILKELIAVPLVQRSLRRQGNVQEVMVGYSDSNKDGGYLTANWELSKAQAQLTRLGRELGVSIAFFHGRGGSVSRGGAPTGRAIAAAPAGSIRGQFRITEQGEVVSLKYANKGTAAYQVELLSASVVEHMLKSERETALIPRHEYDEAMEALSGTSWTAYRRLMESPSMLAYLQAASPLEELALLNLGSRPARRTQAKTLADLRAIPWVFAWAQNRHMLTGWYGVGSGLKAFLDVRKERGLELLQRMFKESRLFRLVMDEVEKTLLMVDLDIAREFASLCEDAEVREPIFSAVEAEYHLSCEMVCAISGDSLLAQRFPQYRRRLARRLKTMNQVSREQVQLLRQWRATGAEDVRHALLLSINCASAGLGATG from the coding sequence ATGAGCCCAGTCATCGCCGCCGAAGCTGCGGAGCTCGTCTCCGAAGAGGGCGCCAACGACGGCTTCTCGCGCTCCGACCTGCTGCGCGAAGCCATGTTGGGCGTGCTGGACCGGCACGAGCCCGAAGTTGCCGCCCTGCTGCGCCGCGAAGGCCTGTCGGGCGAGGGCCTGAGCCCGCGCCTGCTCGCCCGCACCATCCAGGCCCAGGCCATGTGGTTCCAGCTCCTGGCCATCGCCGAGCAGAACCGGGACATGCGCCGCCGCCGCAATGTCGAGCGCGAACGCGGCTACGAGCAGTTGCTCGGCACCTTCGCGCATGTGATCGGCAGCGCCGCGGCGGGCGGCATCCCGGCCGGCGAGATCCGCGAGGTGCTGGCCAGCATCAAGATCCGCCCGGTCATCACCGCCCACCCGACCGAGTCCAAGCGCATCACCGTGCTGGAGCGGCACCGCCGCGTCTACTTGCGCCTGGTCGATCTGGAATCGCCGCGCTGGACCGAGCGCGAGCGCGAGGAGCTGCTGCGCGCCATCAGCGACGAGATCGAGCTGCTGTGGCTGACCGGCGAGCTGAAGCTGGAAAAGCCCACCGTCGAGCAAGAGGTCAACTGGGGCCTCTACTTCTTCAACGAGAACCTGTTCGACACCGTCCCGGCGCTCTATGCCAAGGTGGAAGCCGCCTTCGCGCGGCAGTTCCCCAAGGAAGCGCCGCTGGAGCTGCCGCCCTTCTTCACCTTCGGCTCCTGGGTCGGCGGCGACCGCGACGGCAACCCCTTCGTGACCAGCGAGGTCACCCGCCGCACCCTGTGGCAGAACCGGGTGGCCTGCCTGCGGCGCTACCGCAGCCGCATCGTCGACCTGATCCGCAACCTCAGCATTGCCGAACACGCGCTGGAGTTCCCGGAGCCCTTCAAGCGCGCGGTGCAGGCCGCGCTGGACCAGATCCCCGATGGCGCGCAGATTGCCGCGCGCAACCCGGGCGAGCTGTGCCGGCAGTACCTGTCCGTGATGCTGGCCCGGCTGGACGTGACCCTGGCCCGCAGCGAGGAGCAGGAGCCCGCCACCACCGCCGGCGGCTACCAGCATGCCGACCAGATGCTGGCCGACCTGGACCTGGTGCAGAACGCCCTCATCGAGTCCGGCGCCCAGCGCATCGCGCAGTCCCTGATCAAGCCCATGTGGCGCGAGGTCAGCATCTTCCGCTTCAGCACCCTGCGGCTGGACGTGCGCGAGAACACGATCCGCATCAACGCCACCCTGGGCGAGATGTACCGCAGCCTGCGCGGCGAGGAGCCGCCGCCGGTGGAGAGCCCGGCCTGGAAGGCCTGGCTGCTGGCCGAGCTGGGCAATGCCCGCGCCCAGCCCTACGACTACCCCGAGCTGTCGGCCGAGGCCGCCGAGACCCTGGCGACCTTCCGCACCATCGCCGAGATGCGCACGCAGATCGACCGCGAGGCCTTCGGCGCGCTCATCCTCAGCATGACGCACAGCGCGGCCGATGTGCTGGGCGTCTACTTGCTCGCCAAGGAAGCCGGCCTCTTCGCCGACGCGCTGGCGGTGGAATCCTGCACCCTGCCCATCGTGCCGCTGCTGGAGACCATCCCCGACCTGCGCGGCGCCTCGGCCATCCTCAAGGAGCTGATCGCCGTGCCCCTGGTGCAGCGCAGCCTGCGCCGCCAGGGCAATGTGCAGGAGGTGATGGTCGGCTACAGCGATTCGAACAAGGACGGCGGCTACCTCACCGCCAACTGGGAGCTGTCCAAGGCCCAGGCGCAGCTCACCCGGCTGGGCCGCGAGCTGGGCGTGTCCATCGCCTTCTTCCATGGCCGCGGCGGCTCGGTCAGCCGCGGCGGCGCGCCCACGGGCCGCGCCATCGCGGCGGCACCGGCCGGTTCGATCCGCGGCCAGTTCCGCATCACCGAGCAGGGCGAGGTCGTCTCGCTCAAGTACGCCAACAAGGGCACGGCCGCCTACCAGGTCGAGCTGCTGAGCGCCTCGGTCGTCGAGCACATGCTGAAGTCCGAGCGCGAGACCGCGCTCATCCCGCGGCATGAGTACGACGAGGCGATGGAGGCCCTGTCGGGCACCTCCTGGACGGCCTACCGCCGGTTGATGGAATCGCCCAGCATGCTGGCCTACTTGCAGGCCGCCAGCCCGCTGGAGGAACTGGCCCTGCTCAACCTCGGCTCCCGGCCTGCCCGCCGCACCCAGGCCAAGACGCTGGCCGACCTGCGCGCCATCCCCTGGGTCTTCGCCTGGGCGCAGAACCGCCACATGCTGACCGGCTGGTATGGCGTGGGCAGCGGGCTCAAGGCCTTCCTCGACGTGCGCAAGGAACGCGGCCTGGAACTGCTGCAACGCATGTTCAAGGAATCGCGCCTCTTCCGCCTGGTGATGGACGAGGTCGAGAAGACCCTGCTGATGGTCGACCTGGACATCGCCCGCGAATTCGCCAGCCTCTGCGAGGACGCCGAGGTGCGCGAGCCCATCTTCAGCGCCGTCGAAGCCGAGTACCACCTGAGCTGCGAGATGGTCTGCGCCATCTCCGGCGACAGCCTGTTGGCGCAGCGCTTCCCGCAGTACCGCCGCCGCCTGGCGCGCCGGCTCAAGACCATGAACCAGGTCAGCCGCGAGCAGGTGCAGTTGCTGCGCCAGTGGCGCGCGACCGGCGCCGAGGACGTACGCCACGCCCTGCTGCTGTCGATCAACTGCGCCTCGGCCGGCCTGGGCGCCACGGGCTGA